The Homo sapiens chromosome 4, GRCh38.p14 Primary Assembly genome contains the following window.
AAGCTCTGTATCCCtagaaaaatcacacacacacacacttttacatATAATTAGAGGGGTTTGTAGTTCACTGAAGTTCTTATGGGACCCATGGAGCCTTATTTAAgaacagtttctttttaaaatatttccatttgaaacaagaagtttattattattaacataaaaCTTCAAGAAACACATCTAACCAATTCAAAATTAGTTTGAATTGATAGTAGAAATTTAAAtagcataactttttaaaaaaagctaacctagaccgggcgcagtggctcacgcctgtaatcccagcactttgggaggccgagatgggcggatcacgaggtcaggagattgggactatcctggctaacccggtgaaaccctgtctcccctaaaaatacaaaaaattagccaggcgtggtggcacgcgcctgtagtcccagcgatctgggaggtggaggttgcagtgagccgagatcgtgccacagcactccagcctgggcgacagcaagactcaatctcaaaaaaaaaaaaaagctaagctaAAGTTCTGGGTAAAGCGTTCGTATACATAAAATATgagtatttattttacataaacagTTGTGTTAGTTGAGGTTTTACGACATTTTTTGAATGTGAACTCCATGAAGAcaaagatttttgtctgttttattcattgttgTATATCCCCCAGAACCTAAAACAGTGCTTGCTACCTAAtagactcaataaatatctgttgaatggacagatgaatATCCAGAGGTATAGTAAAATAGTTGTAAGGCTAAGAATAAGAAATATAGCACAAAAATGTTTTGGCACAAAAACGGAAATAGGAATTTCAATTTAAGGGAAACATTTCTATTTGTTATCTTTCTAtggtcattcttttcttttccagagtAAATGGACAATATATTATGGAAGGACTTGCATCCAGCTTCCTATTTACAATGGGAGGTTTAGGTTTCATAATCCTGGACCGATCGAATGCACCAAATATCCCAAAACTCAATAGATTCCTTCTTCTGTTCATTGGATTCGTCTGTGTCCTATTGAGTTTTTTCATGGCTAGAGTATTCATGAGAATGAAACTGCCGTAAGTTATTTGTGTAATCAGCACCTTATGTTGCAAATTGGTAAAATGATTACCTGGAAAATGTAAAGTCATAGGACATTTAATTTAACTTTCATTTACATGGGTGAAAAATCCAGAAACCAAATATATTTGTAACTTGGTCAGGTTACagctatagttaataaaaattgaaactaaTAGATCTTCTTAGTTGTTATCCCCATGAATGTTCATGAGAGAAAATTTAGTTACTTTGTCCTGGCATCAATGACTGAAGAtagtcattgtttcttttttttttttttttttttttttttttttgagacggagtttcgctcttgttgcccaggctggaaatgcaatggcacaatcttggctcactgcaacctctgcctcccgggctcaagtgatgctcctgcctcagccttctgagtagccaggattacaggcatgcaccacagcactcagctattttttgtatttttagtagaggtggggtttcacaatgttgaccaggctgatcttgaactcctgacctcaggtgatcctcctgcctcggccttccaaagtgctgggattataggcatgagctacggcGCCCAGCTGTCACTGTTACTTTAAAATGCCTTTTGGCTAATCTGTAACACAGAATTCCAGTAGTATTAATGGTAGGGAATAGCTTCAGATCACTCACTGTTGCTGCTCTTTGAATATTGGTAGGAAGAAAACCCATTATGCCTTGTAAGGGAAAAGAGAGTTATTGCCCTTCAAAAAGATAGGAAaaggatatttatatatttgtgtgtgtgtgtgtgtgtgtatgtgtgcgtgtttAATGTgtatttaaagattattttgattCAGAAAACTTTTCAATATCTTTAGAGGAAAAATAAGATCGTTTATGGCATCTTTCATAATTCTGTTTAAGATTATTTACTTGAAATGTGaacaaatacaatcacatttcCATATATTCTAATTTAATTCATGGATGCATTAGTAACTACAGTAACGACAGGAAATTTGGGCAAGCATACCACAAATATTAGctcttagtattttatttttagtattttattttttagggacTGTGTTAAACATCAAGTGTCAACTATACTGATTTCTTAGTGTGTTTGAATTTTACAAATTCACTTGTTCTGTGACTTAACCTGTCCATTGTCTGTAACACACCTGGGGTAGAATGGGCAAAAGTACATGATGATCCCACAATCATCATGTTCCCATTTTAGTCCTGGCAGGATGGGAGGGAAAGCATGGAGTTCTTTGTCAGCTGAATATCTGTGTGGCCATATAGCTGCTCAGTTTCCTCTGGcagcagctctttttttttttttttttttttttttgagatggagtctcacattattgcccaggctggagtgcagtggtgcaatctcggctcactgcaacctccgcctcccaggttcaagagattttcctgcctcagcctcccaagtagctgggattacaggcgcccgccaccacacccagctaattttttttgtatttttagtagagacaagttttcactatgttggccaggctgttctggaacgcTTGACTTCATGAtcgacccgcctcagcctcccaaagtgctgggattataggtgtgagccactgtgcccggccagcagcTCTTATTTTCATTTGGGGAAGGCATTTCTGGCCATTGGCTAAGTTGTGTGAAGACTAAGGTACTCCAGCCTCTTATTGTTCCTTGTTTTTCTGCTCCTAGTGGAAGTAAGTCACCATAGCCTGGTAAGGTGTACTTGTATAGAAAAGACTGAAGTTTTCATTAGCAGAGCAAGAAAAGAGGAGACTCCCAGATAGAATAAAGAGGTTACTgaaaggctcatgcctgtaatcccagcactttgggaggctgaagcgggcggatcacaaggtcaggagatcaaaaccatcctggctaacatggtgaaaccccatctcttactaaaaatacaaaaaatgagccaggcatggtgtcgggtgcctgtagtcccagctactcgggaggctgaggcaggagaatggcgtgaacccaggaggcagagcttgcagtgagccaagatcgtgccactgcactccagcctgggcgacagagtaagactccatctcaaaaaaaagaaaagaaaagaaaagaaaatttacaaccaaaacaaaagaaacctttGGAGGCATGTGTCAGAACAGAGAAAGTGTCCTGGTTTTGCTTATAGAATCAAATATGTTCTCATTCTACCTACTGTTTTCATTCTACATAGTGTTttccttctttatagttttacgtCCTCTTCCTAGGAATGAGTCTATTAAGAAAATAGGTGTTATCTTTTAGCTTTGGCATTTGACTTTCAGGATAATAGAGCTATCTGCTACTGACAGAAAAGCTTTGACAAGTGTTTAATACTCTGGATTACCTTCATCTTACTTTTGCAATCATTTATGTGAACATTTGTCTTCCTGTCCACATTCTATAGGCTAGTATGTAACACCGTTGACTAAATCCAAACTTTAGGCTAGGGAAAAAGGGTATACTTTCTGGGTTTCGGTTGTAGATTATGTTTAGATCTAATCAAAACAGGACAGTGGTCCAAACAGAAAATTGCTATTTTCTGTATCTTGTAAATCTAGGATTTGAGTTTTTAAGATGAATTTATGGTTCCCTTTCTGATATCATTTCTCATCTGCAGCTCCTAATGCCTGGTACCTTGGGTATGGAGTGAGGAGAGACAATGGACAGTTTTATATAAGAAATGGAAGTAATGATACTATCTTTCCTGGAATATTTGCAGGCCCCAGAGGAGATGATGAGCAAGGACTGTTGGCCTGTATTACACACAACAGGGTTGTAGTTACTATCCCAGCAAGGAAAGGGtgtatctttcttctttcatgcAAATTATCTATGATGACCTAACAGTTTGATTATAGTGAGTGGACTaaccacaacaataaaaaagatgtcAAAAAAACACCAATAGCCACTGGTTTTTCCAAATCAACTATGTTTCTAGCATCTGAGATAAAGGATGGCTGTATCATAAGATGCACCATGATAACCTCCAGGGTGGAATTCTTTTTTACAAAGATGTTACCTTTAGCAAGAGATGCCtttgaaaaggagaaaacagtAGCACTGAAACAGTATTACTGGTTCTGTTTTCTGATTTATGCTTTTTTGAAAGACCTGATGTTTCCCCTATTGATATAATTTTActaattaaaacatgttttatttgaTGTCTTGAGTTTTGAAGAAACGTCGAAAATGAATgactgttggctgggcacagtggctcaggcctgtaatcccagcattttgggaggccgaggtgtgcagatcacttgaggtcaggagttcaagaccagcctggtcaacgtggtgaaaaccagtctctactaaaaaataaaaaaattagctgggcgtggtagtgcacgcctgtaatcccagctatttgggaggctgaggcacgagaattgcatgaacccaggaggcagaggttgcagtgagtcgaaattgtgccactgcattccaggcttggtgacagagtgggactccatctcaaaaaaaaaaaaaaaaaagaataaagaatgattGTTTATTAGCTTTGCACACATAGCAgtacatttaaaaggaaaaaattaaacgTAGTccctaatatttttattagtacAGTCTCAAAGGAGTAATTTTcattgtgaaaatgaaaatattctaatataatttatgagataatgtatgtgaaatcATGTATGTATGCGTCTGTATGTTCactgcattttaaatatacatagacTCAAAGGAAATAATGTTCGGTTACTGAGTAGAAGACTGGTACACGTTTGAACTTGATTcttctgaaaaaataatgaatcttCATTAGATTGTCTTTAGCCTCCACTCTTAGGGCAGCTTTAACTTAAAAgcagaatctttttcttttcttttcttttttccttttttgagacagtcttgctttatcacccaggctagagtgcaatggcgcggtctcggctcactgctacctccgcctcccaggttcaagccattctcctgcctcagcctcccgagtagctgggattacaggcatgtgccaccatgccaggctaatttttgtatttttagtagagatgaggttttgccattttggcagaggctggtctcgaactcctgacctcaagtgatctgcctgcctcagcctcccaaagtgctgggattacaggcgtgagccaccatgcctggccaaaagcagaatcttaaaaaaaataaaaataaaaggtggcCTGTGGTGGCGTGGTAATGCCCTAAAGTCAGGTGAGGTGTTCAATTGGAGATGGAGGGATGGGTTCCTACATTCAGGCAAGTCTGTTATAAAGCTGTATAAAACTACTTGAAATAGATACTATCAGATAATTGAGGACAAAAGGTCTGCCTTATTTCAGCTGGCAAAAATGGCTTTTTAGCAATTTCACCTAGTGTTTATTAAGCTTGAGAAGAAAAGCTAAGGATCTTCTGGATAAATCCTGAGATCATGGGATCAGTTCAGAAAACAAGTTCTCTTAAagggagaaaggaataaaaaatatgaatgtaaTAATATTTAAACTAACATCATTTAGGGAATGATATGCTGCATATATGTGATTCCATGTaattgaaaatacataaatactaaAACATTGTATTCATTTTCGACAGACCCTCTTTCTAAAGCGTTTGTTGTGTTGTATTACACGTTAACACTCATATTTGTatgtagcaaatatttatttgataactGTTACTTGCTGGACACTGAGATTAAACATAATTTAACCTTCTCCACTGAggtcattttacatttctgttatGCATAGTACTACTTTTCAGTTTTGTTGATTTCACTGGCTTGTCACTTGTCATGGTGATCAGTATATACCTATTGTAATTTCAtcctttccctcttcttcttttcAGTTTGCTGGTTATTCTATGACTTGAGGGAATAGATAACCTAGCTATTAATTACCTTTTAAATCAGTTCTGGCTGAAGGAGAGCTTAATGGCTTGGCTTTGTAACCATACTTTCAGATGTTTGAGaatctctttcatttccttccagATTTGGAGCTATATTTTAGAGAGTTAAGGCTGTAGAGAAACTAGCAGCTGGATTGTTTCAGCGACTAAAAAGCTGATATCCGAGGTTCATTTTTAGCAAATAAGGGACGTAATTCAttctaaagaaacaaaacatttgtaCAGCTGCTGAGGACAATGTGTAGTAGAGAGGGTGAGGAATTTGGAGTCCAGTTTTGGCCTGCCACTTAATAGCTCTGAGACTTTGGATTAGTTCTGTGAACTCTCTTGGCCTCAGGTTCCAAACCTGTTAAATGAAGTATTAATGTACCTTGGGGAGTTACAGTTGTCAACATTAAATGAGAAGGTGTGCTCTCAATCATAATGTAAGTGTTAATCAATGTCAGTGTTTTCATTCTAAAGATAGAGTCCTAAAAGTTCTGTTTCAAGTTAGATTATGGCcacagtttcaaaaataaatgaataaaccattactgtttttgttttgtttcgtattgagacggagtctcgctctgttgcccaggctggagtgcagtggcgtgatctcggctcactacaaactctgcctcccaggtacataccattctcctgcctcagcctccctagtagctgggactacaggcgcccaccaccatgcccagctcattttttgtatttttagtagagatggggtttcaccgtgttagccagtgatctcctaacctcgtgatccgcctgccacggcctcccaaagtgctaggattacaggcgtgagccaaggtGCCCAGCCTGAATAAACCATTACTGTTTCTAAAAGAAGAAAGTGAGGTTTCCATTTCTAGGACCATTGGAGTGGGTAGTAGACCAGGAGTGAGGAGACTTGTGTTTTAATgctggttttgttcttttctggCCTTGTGATTTTTGAGCAAACGACTTAATTGCTGTCAcactcttcatctgtaaaatgagactaatCCTTGTTTCACACACCTTTTTAAGATTGTTGCAAGGGTTAAATGCAATAATGAATGTGGTAGTGTTTTGAGAAGCTTCTATTAGTGCTAACCTAGCACAGAGCTTGCCTTAATATACAGAGGCACTGAGTGATTATTGAAAGAATGGCCTTAAAGATTAAATAGAAGGTCCTTCATGGTGGCTTCTCCTGTCTCTAGTTGGTTTTTGAGTTCttgatttactttttattgtatttatctaCGGTTTTACTTATGTAAAATTCTCACAGGCCTGAATATAAGATTATGAAATTTTCTGGGTCAAGAGAGGGGGCTAAATGATTGAGTATATATTATAGTAAGTGTAtttcaacaattttatttttatttcttatcaaGAAGTATAGTAatgtatttgttcttcttttcttttttctaacatGGTATCGTTATAACATTATAATATTTCTTAGTATCTCCCAAATTGTCCTTAAGGTAAAACTATTTTAAGTTTGGCAGCTTTGAACAGGACATgtctatttaaatattcttttctatCTAAATATAGGTTGACAAGCATGGGTCACCCACTAGTTACAAGGAAGGATACCATAATATATAGCTATATTAAGAGATAGAGTACAAAGTGTATATTCACATATAGGTATATGCAAATTACAAGAAGTTACTCCTAATGAGTCTTTAGTACTCTTGTTTCATAGTGTAAGCTAGCTGTTGGGTAACTTCTACTACAGAGTGCAGATATTAGTGGATGCTTGCTTAAAATCTtcttgaaccttttttttttttcttgtgaagcTTATGTTTTAAAGTATCCTTTTTGTGACACATCAGGCATTATAGTAGCAAATTTATGTGAGGTCTTTAAATTCaatgtatatatccaaagaaccttttaatttttaatttttttttttttgtgggggacggagtctggctctgttgccaggctggagtgcggtggcatgatctcggttcactgcaatctccgcctcccaggttcaagtgattctcctgcctcggcgtcctgagtagctgggactacaggcatgcactaccacacccaggtaatttttgtatttttagtagagacggggtttcactgtgttggccaggatggtttcaatctcttgacctcgtgatccgcctgcctcagcctcccaaagtgctgggattacaggcgtgagccactgtgcccagccaaacctttttatttttaaatttttgttcagTTTTGGATTTGGGAGGAGGTGAGAAGTATCTGGTTGTCAAGGTGGTTGTGTTAGATGAAAGTTCTCTTTACTCAGAGTGTGTGGATTGGCCAGGCTGATACAGCAGAAAGAAGAGTGTGTGAGTTCTAGGTTGATTGCATTGGCTGAACATAAGTCTAATCATACAGGGAGTCAAGTGAGTTCAGAAGCTGAAAGGGAGGGAAGTCACATTTTTGAGTGTttgctgtgtgccaagcactggagGAGACCTCAGTATTGTCAAGTAGTTTTTAAATCTTACGTTACCAGTGAAGAAACTTGGGACTCTAAAAATAGCAGCTAACATTTGTGAAGTGCATGTAACTACGAGTAGCAATTACTATATGAGTAGATTCTCTTATAATCCTTAAAACCCTTTGAGgtaactccattttacagatgaggaaactgagtgagGTTTGCCAGGCTCATGCAGTAAGTGGTAGAAGCAGGGTCAAAAGAAGAGGCGTTCTGAAGCCGTCAGTGAGTATAAGGTGttgtaaaccttttttttttttttttttttgagacggattcttgcactgttgcccaggctggagcacggggtttcaccatgttagccaggatgttttgtgttttgttttgttttgttttgttttttcttttttttttttttgagatggagtttcactctgtttgcccaggctggagtgcaatggcacaatcttggctcactgcaacctccacctcctgggttcaagcaattctcctgcctcagcctcctaagtagctgagattacaggcgtctgtcaccacgcccagctaatttttgtagttttagtagaggtgggttttcaccatgttggctaggctggtctcgaactcctgacctggtgctccacctacctcggcttcccaaagtgctgggattataggcatgagctaccatgcccagcccaacccTTTCTTAATGTGGATACTTGtacataatttttccatttttttttcctgatcctgtAGATTCTTAATTAATAATAGACTTTAAGGGTTTATTGCCAAAGGAAAGGTTTGGAACTTTTATAACACCAGATTTAATGCTTTAATTTAAAGGGGATTTCAGGGCCTAACTTGCACATTTAATAAAAGGATCTCCTGTTTGACCAGCATGAAGTTTGACCTTACCAGCAGGTACAGCTAAAGCTCCTAACTGTTATCCAGACATTTCCTGAAGTATTAGAGGTTCAGGGGCAGATGTTTGTGCACACTTTTTtgaagtctcagaggctcacctcCCAGTCCTGAATAGCTTCTGATTCTCCCACTTCTCTTCTGGTAATATTAGAGTTTTTAGAAATCCAAACCAGTTTCtttacataaaaaaaattttgattttgttgcacTTCTGAGAGCCTAAAATAGATTGATTCTGACTCTTAACTTTAACTTTtagatatcattttcttttctttacttccttttcttattCTGTGTTGTTTGGCATACTGCTTTGTAACTTTAAGAGggaagggccaggcgcggtggctcacacctgtaatcccagcactttgggaggccgaggtggatggattaaCTGAGGTcgggcatttgagaccagcctggccaagatggtgaaaccccgtctctactaaaaatagaaaaagttagctgggcgtggtggcggtcacctgtaatcccagctacttgggaggctgaggcaggagaatcgcttgaacccaggaggcagaggttgcagtgagccgagattgcaccattgcactccagcctgggcaacaagagcaaaactccatctcaaaaaaaaaaaaaaaactttgccgggcttcacgcgtgtaatcccagcactttggaaggccaaggcaggcggatcacctgaagtcaggagttccagaccaacctggccaacatggtgaaaacctgtctctataaaaatacaaaagttagccaggtgtggtggcacgcgcctgtaatcccagctacttgggaggctgaggcaggagaaccacttgaacccgggaggcggaggttgcagtgagctgagatcacaccattgcactccagcctgggtgacaagagcaaaactccatctcaaaaaaaaaaaggaaaaagagggaaggaTAGTAGAACTGAGGCTCagtaatttatttgtatattgggGTGAGGGGGGCAAAATATGAAATAAGGACCATAATAAAGAATCACGCAATTATATTTTTGGATTGTTATTTGATATATCATAAAATTTGTTTTGGCATTTTGAAATACTATGATAAtaagagaatataaaaacaattcttttcactttttgtgCTTATAATTATATTTCTGCAGGGGCTATCTGATGGGTTAGAGTGCCTTTGAGAAGAAATCAGTGGATACTGGATTTGCTCCTGTCAATGAAGTTTTAAAGGCTGTACCAATCCTCTAATATGAAATGtggaaaagaatgaagagcaGCAGTAAAAGAAATATCTAGTGAAAAAACAGGAAGCGTATTGAAGCTTGGACTAGAATTTCTTCTTGGTATTAAAGAGACAAGTTtatcacagaattttttttcctgctggcCTATTGCTATACCAATGATGTTGAGtggcattttctttttagtttttcattaaaatatattccatatcTACAACTATAATATCAAATAAAGTGATTATTTTTTACAACCCTCTTAACATTTTTTGGAGATGACATTTCTGATTTtcagaaattaacataaaatccAGAAGCAAGATTCCGTAAGCTGAGAACTCTGGACAGTTGATCAGCTTTACCTATGGTGCTTTGCCTTTAACTAGAGTGTGTGATGGTAGATTATTTCAGATATGTATGTAAAACTGTTTCCTGAACAATAAGATGTATGAACggagcagaaataaatactttttctaattaataccttttatatttgttttttaactgaCAGTGTTAAGTTTTTGGTCTATTAATCATTCATTCCCACCCATCTTATGACTTTCTTTAGCTACTTTTGGTAGCCTAAGATTTCAAAATATGGTTGGCAGGATGCCTTGAGAGTTAGCATCTTTATATCCTTGTAAATATTCAAGCACAGGCTGCATATCTATGTCAGAGTTGTCAATGTGAATGTGCTAGATGAGCACATGTAGAAACATctctggggccgggcgtggtggctcacacctgtaatcccagcactttgggaggccgaggcgggcggatcatgaggtcaggagatcgagaccatcctggccaacacggtgaaaccctgtctctactaaaaatacgaacaaacaaaaacatctctGGACCAATCTGGTCTTAATTTCTTCTATCCAGGCCTTTTGGTTCTCCCTGGCTGGCCATGGGCTTCACTTCTCTGATGGCTCAATTCATTCTTTCCTAAGATCTTCAAGTTTATAGTGAAATTTTCTCTCAAGTGAGCTTTTTTCCTGCTTATTCCAAGGCTGATTTAATTATAACCATTCTTTAAGTAAAAAAGgacttatttattcaaaaattctGAGTACCTTTTTCATGCTAGGCAGCACTGAGAATGTCATGGTGAGTAAAATGAATAAAGGCTGTGCCCTTATAGAGCTTACATTCTTGTGGGGAATCAGCagacttaaaatgttttaaactgtCAGATACTAGTAAATtcaacaaaggggaaaaaaagcaaggcaAGTGAAGGTCTGTATTATAGAGAATAAtgggagagatggagaaaaagggTTGCAGTATTTCCAAAGCCTTGAGAAAGGAAAACAGGACCTATATGCACTTATCAACTTAAAAGACTTGATTCAATAGTAAGaactttttggtttgttttttgttttttggtttttttttttttttttttttggtcatttgctgtattttaaaacCTCGTTCAAACTAGGTGGACAGGAAGTAACTCATGGGTGATTATGGCTTCAAAAGTCTGCTTTTTGTCATATTGATTGAGCAGTGAACAGTTCCTAGTTAAGTACCATAAGATGGTGCTGTTaaggtttgttgttttttttctgtttcaaagcTCTTAAGGCTTTTGGGGGGAATAATACACGTATCTTTACCaaataaagtgaaatatatttaaaataattatattttagaatatcaATAATACAAACTTTTAAATCAATGTGTAAAATGTTTTGCTGGTAAAAGCACAATGATTATGGGAAGAAACAAACTCATTGTACTAGGTTTAAAATGTTTTGGGAACATGAAACCAAAATGTCACAGTCTGAGGGAAAGCGTGCCAAGCATTATTAACATAAAAGAGGTTAAATAGGTGAGAGATTAAGTTTACAgattaaattggaaataaatgaatctttgtttttgtcacaGGAAAGATCCCCCCAGGGAGAGGATACTAAAATGTAGCTAGAAGTGCAAAATGTTTTAGTAGAGCTTAACTCCAgcgaaaggagaaggaagggtgCAGAATTAGGGGAAACTGTCAGACAGTGATGCAGAGTTGACAAAGTTGCTGTCAGCCTAGTGGGAGCTTCGGAGCAGAGACTCCCTGATAGAGTGGTATGTTAGGCAGAAATGGCTAGACCACTGTCCCACTGCATTGTCAGGTAATTGGCTGGGGatcacctcacctggccagaaAGTTGAGGTAAACTCTGACAAAGCCAATAACGAGGCTATCAGCTAGCCACAGCTGGGTAGCAAGTCTTGCAGCTGGTAGCACGTCCTTTCTTGAGGGGAGATCTGAGCATCACATCTCTgccaaaatttataaagaaaacatccTATTTATAGAATTAAAATGAAGAAGTCCTATATAATTTGCTTAGAATGATTATACTGTGATTACTTGAACTGCAAAGTTAGAAGTAActtaggtgctcagtaaatggtacATTTCTGAAGGGtaaagttggaagaaaaagattattatttttgcttgaaTTTTGCTCTGAATAGCAGAGCAGTTGTTCTCATTATGTGCTATTTGCTGGTGCAGAAGATCAGTCTTTGAACATAGTaataagaaatatacatttatttattcaaaggaaGGCATGTGCCAG
Protein-coding sequences here:
- the OSTC gene encoding oligosaccharyltransferase complex subunit OSTC isoform 3 (isoform 3 is encoded by transcript variant 3) is translated as METLYRVPFLVLECPNLKLKKPPWLHMPSAMTVYALVVVSYFLITGGIIYDVIVEPPSVGSMTDEHGHQRPVAFLAYRVNGQYIMEGLASSFLFTMGGLGFIILDRSNAPNIPKLNRFLLLFIGFVCVLLSFFMARVFMRMKLPRSLALLPRLECSGVISAHYKLCLPGAI